From a single Canis aureus isolate CA01 chromosome 5, VMU_Caureus_v.1.0, whole genome shotgun sequence genomic region:
- the GPN2 gene encoding GPN-loop GTPase 2, with protein MAGAAPTTAFGQAVIGPPGSGKTTYCLGMSEFLRALGRRVAVVNLDPANEGLPYECAVDVGELVGLGDVMDALRLGPNGGLLYCMEYLEANLDWLRAKLDPLRGHYLLFDCPGQVELCTHHGALRNIFSQMAQWDLRLTAVHLVDSHYCTDPAKFISVLCTSLATMLHVELPHVNVLSKMDLIEHYGKLAFNLDYYTEVLDLSYLLDHLASDPFFRHYRQLNEKLVQLIEDYSLVSFIPLNIQDKESIQRVLQAVDKANGYCFGIQEQRSLEAMMSAAMGADFHFSSTLGIQEKYLAPPDQSVEQEAMQL; from the exons ATGGCGGGAGCCGCCCCGACCACGGCCTTTGGGCAGGCGGTCATTGGCCCCCCCGGCTCGGGCAAGACCACGTACTGCCTGGGCATGAGTGAGTTCCTGCGCGCGCTGGGCAGGCGCGTGGCGGTGGTGAACCTGGACCCTGCCAACGAGGGGCTGCCGTACGAGTGCGCCGTGGACGTGGGAGAGCTGGTGGGCCTGGGCGACGTGATGGACGCGCTGCGGCTGGGGCCCAACGGCGGCCTGCTCTACTGCATGGAGTACCTGGAGGCCAACCTGGACTGGCTGCGCGCCAAGCTAGATCCCCTCCGCGGCCACTACCTCCTGTTCGACTGCCCGGGCCAGGTGGAGCTCTGCACGCACCACGGCGCCCTGCGCAACATCTTCTCCCAGATGGCACAGTGGGACCTCAGG cTGACTGCTGTCCACCTGGTGGATTCTCATTACTGCACAGACCCGGCCAAGTTCATTTCCGTACTGTGTACCTCTCTGGCCACCATGCTGCATGTGGAACTACCCCATGTCAACGTCCTCTCCAAGATGGACCTCATCGAGCACTATGGGAAGCTGG CCTTCAACCTAGACTACTACACAGAGGTCCTGGACCTCTCCTACCTTCTCGACCACCTGGCTTCTGACCCTTTCTTCCGCCACTACCGACAGCTCAATGAGAAACTGGTGCAGCTCATTGAAGACTATAGTCTGGTCTCCTTCATCCCTCTCAACATTCAG gacaaGGAGAGTATCCAGCGGGTCCTGCAGGCTGTGGATAAAGCCAACGGCTACTGCTTCGGGATCCAAGAACAGCGAAGCCTGGAGGCCATGATGTCTGCCGCCATGGGTGCTGACTTCCATTTCTCCTC